CGCAAGGCAGCCAGACGCAGGAAATGATCGGAAAACAGATTAAAGATCAGCTTTCGATCAACCCGCCGCAGAACTGTCAGGGGTGCCATCGATGAGCCAGAAACCGACGAATAAGACGACTTGGCGGAGTCTGCAAGACCTTGCCGATACTCCAGAATTCCGAGCCTATGCGGCTCAGGAATTTCCTGGTTTCTCGAATATCTACGAAGGTATTGGTGAAGCCCAACTGGCGGGCGAAACGACGTTGAATCGCCGCAAGTTCCTGGCGCTTTCCGCAGCGGGCTTGGGCCTGGCGGGATTGGCCGGGACCGGGTGCCGTCGGCCGGATTTCGAAATCCTGCCGTACACCAAGACGCCGGACGATGTGAAGTATAGCCTGCCGACCTACTACGCGACCAGCGTGCCCCGTGCCAGCGGGAGCTTCCCGATTCTGGTGGAAAGCCACACCGGCCGTCCCACCAAGATCGAAGGCAATCCCTCGCATCCGCTCAGCGGTGGTTCGTCCGATACCCTGGCGCAAGCCTCGGTGCTGGATCTGTATTCCCCGGATCGATCCGTGGAAGTGCTGAAGAACGTTGCGGGAACCAGTTGGGCACCCACGACCTGGGGCGATTTCGAAGCCTTCGCCGAAGGGCACTTCGCTGCTTATCGTGGCGACACGAAGGGCGAAGGGCTTGCCATTCTGACCGATGGCGTGCCTTCACCGGCATTCGAATTGGCCTGGGCAAAGTTCACCGAAGCGATGCCGAAGGCGAAGCTGTACCGCGACGAGCCGATCAACAGCAGCAATGCCGTTGCTGGCACGAAACTCGCGTTCGGCGAAGCCCTGCAAGTTTGCCCGCAGTTCGATCAAGCCGATCGCATTCTCTCGCTGGATTGCGATTTCCTGGGCTTGGAACCGAACGAAGTGGGCAACACCAAGGCCTATTTCGCCAAGCGTCGTCCGGAAAAGATTGATGCCGCCAATCGCAAGTTGGTCGCGGCCGTCAATCCGGACTTCAAGATGAACCGGTTGTATGTCGTGGAACCGACGTTCACGATCACCGGAACGATGGCGGATCACCGCTTGCGGTTGCCGTCGAGCCATGTCGCCGATTACATCGTCGCCTTGGCCACGAAGCTCGGCGTCAAGCCGGAACTAACCGCGGAATTGTCGAAGAAGACCGTTGGCGTGAAGATCCCCAGCGAATGGATCGACGAAGTCGCCAAGGATCTCTCTGCCAAGGACGTCAAGAGCCTAGTGGTGGTGGGGCAACGGCAACCGGCGCTGGTGCATGCGTTGGCTGCGGCGATTAACGAATCGCTCAACGGAGCGGTGAAGTATCGCGCGATTCCAGAATCGAAGGCGGGCACCCTGGCCGACCTGGTCGCAGCGTTGAAGGCCAATTCGGTCAAGACGCTGGTGATCTTTGGTGGCAACCCCATCTACACCGCACCGGCGGATTACACCCTGGCGGATCTGCTCGCCAAGGTGCCGACCGTGATTCATTCGAGCTTGTTCGTGGATGAAACCGCCGAACAACTCGTCGCCAAGAAGCCGGAGAAGGGCGATCGCTGGCATCTGCCGCTAACGCACTATCTGGAAACTTGGGGTGACACCGAAGCGTTCGATGGCTCGTATCTGGCCATTCAGCCGCTGATTGCGCCGCTGCACGGTGGTGCCTCGGAACCGGTGAACACCGCGAATGTGCCGACGGCGACCTCTTCGCCTCGTGGTGGTCGATCCGTGCTGGAATTGCTGGTGCAATTCAGCGCATACAAGGACGCTTCAAGCTCCGTCCAGGCCGCTCGGGAAGCCTACAACCTGGTCAAGGAATCGTTCCTGGCCAAGTGGAAGGCGACCAATCCGAAGGAAACCGACAGCAACGCTCAAGACAATGCGTGGAAGCAATTCCTGCATCTGGGGCATCTGCCGGGGACGGCTCGTCCGTTCGTGACCAAGCCGGTGGCGATTGCGGCGGTGACGAAGGCCGTTGCCGATTACACGCCTGCCAAGCCCGTTTCGGCCAGCAACCGGGAATTGTCGCTGCATGTCGATTATCGCATGTACGATGGTCGCAACTTGCACAACACGTGGTTGTTGGAACTGCCCGATCCGGTGACCAAACTGAGCTGGGACAACGCAGCGATTCTGTCGCCTGCGACGGCCAAGGAACTCGGTTTCGGTGCCGCCGATGGCGAGCATGTTCGTAGCTCGGGTGTGGGCGAAGTCATCGAATTGCGATTGGGCAATGCCGAAGGCGCGTACACGCTGAAGCTGCCGGTCTTCATTCTGCCCGGTCAAGCGGATAACGTCATCTCGGTGCATCTGGGCTGGGGCAAACTGCGGGTGACCGGCATCAGCGAAGGCGGTGGCTACAACGCCTATCCGTTCCGCACGTCGGCCAATCCGTACTTTGCGACTGGACTGGAAGCGACCAAGACCGGCGAAACCGTGGCCGTTGCTTGCACGCAAGAGCATGGTGTGATTCCCGAACAACGCGTGTTGTTCGAGCAATTCGGCACGCTCAGCGAATACAAGCATGCCTTGGAACATCACGAACACCATGCCAACGAAACGGCAAAGCATGGTAAGGATGATCACAAGGATCACGACCACAAGCACGACGATCATGGCCATGACCATAGCCACGATCACGATCATGCTCACGAAGGTGACCATGGTCACGCCCACGGTCATGATCCGAAGAAGAACATGCAAGCGGGTTACGATGAGTCGGTGCACAAGGGCGATAAGAAAGAATATCGTCGCCTGTCGCTGGATTTGTCGTATCCGGAACTGCTGGACAGCCACCATCAGTGGGGCATGGTCATTGACCTGAATGCCTGCACGGGCTGCTCGGCGTGCATGATCGCCTGCCAATCGGAAAACAACATTCCGATCGTCGGCAAGCCGGAAATCATCCGCAACCGGGAAATGCACTGGATTCGCCTCGACCGCTACTTCACCACGGATGTGGGTGAATCGGCCGATGAGCCGCACATTGTCAATCAACCGATGGCGTGCGTGCATTGCGAAATGGCACCGTGCGAAGCGGTCTGCCCGGTGAACGCGGCGGTTCACAGCCCGGAAGGGT
This DNA window, taken from Tuwongella immobilis, encodes the following:
- a CDS encoding TAT-variant-translocated molybdopterin oxidoreductase — its product is MSQKPTNKTTWRSLQDLADTPEFRAYAAQEFPGFSNIYEGIGEAQLAGETTLNRRKFLALSAAGLGLAGLAGTGCRRPDFEILPYTKTPDDVKYSLPTYYATSVPRASGSFPILVESHTGRPTKIEGNPSHPLSGGSSDTLAQASVLDLYSPDRSVEVLKNVAGTSWAPTTWGDFEAFAEGHFAAYRGDTKGEGLAILTDGVPSPAFELAWAKFTEAMPKAKLYRDEPINSSNAVAGTKLAFGEALQVCPQFDQADRILSLDCDFLGLEPNEVGNTKAYFAKRRPEKIDAANRKLVAAVNPDFKMNRLYVVEPTFTITGTMADHRLRLPSSHVADYIVALATKLGVKPELTAELSKKTVGVKIPSEWIDEVAKDLSAKDVKSLVVVGQRQPALVHALAAAINESLNGAVKYRAIPESKAGTLADLVAALKANSVKTLVIFGGNPIYTAPADYTLADLLAKVPTVIHSSLFVDETAEQLVAKKPEKGDRWHLPLTHYLETWGDTEAFDGSYLAIQPLIAPLHGGASEPVNTANVPTATSSPRGGRSVLELLVQFSAYKDASSSVQAAREAYNLVKESFLAKWKATNPKETDSNAQDNAWKQFLHLGHLPGTARPFVTKPVAIAAVTKAVADYTPAKPVSASNRELSLHVDYRMYDGRNLHNTWLLELPDPVTKLSWDNAAILSPATAKELGFGAADGEHVRSSGVGEVIELRLGNAEGAYTLKLPVFILPGQADNVISVHLGWGKLRVTGISEGGGYNAYPFRTSANPYFATGLEATKTGETVAVACTQEHGVIPEQRVLFEQFGTLSEYKHALEHHEHHANETAKHGKDDHKDHDHKHDDHGHDHSHDHDHAHEGDHGHAHGHDPKKNMQAGYDESVHKGDKKEYRRLSLDLSYPELLDSHHQWGMVIDLNACTGCSACMIACQSENNIPIVGKPEIIRNREMHWIRLDRYFTTDVGESADEPHIVNQPMACVHCEMAPCEAVCPVNAAVHSPEGLNLQVYNRCIGTRYCANNCPYKVRRFNWFNFNLRPINELRLGVLASKKEMADTLQMQKNPDVTVRGRGVMEKCTYCVQRIERGKIGAKLKATAAIGTDGRYSKPADPKKAGYALVEKNGRTGVIVPDGVITPACAQACPSEAIVFGNVADTNSLVYQLKQLNTDYLTLGELNVKPRTSYRPRLRNYNPAMLPKKSETKEATA